The Tripterygium wilfordii isolate XIE 37 chromosome 21, ASM1340144v1, whole genome shotgun sequence genome segment TTGTTCATGTAGCTGAACAAGATGATAAAAAGAAATGGGTAGACAGAATAACAAGGATTAGGAAGTATCGTACAAGTTGGTgaagaaaacagaagaaaagaaaaaaaaaaaaagagagacagagGACTTGAGTTACCTCATCTAGTCCGAGCATTAAGTTATGTTTGGTACAAAAGTATTGCAATAGAAATGATCTTGAATTTATAAATATCTTAGCCCCTGAATTTGCACAATGGACCACGAAAGGACCACTATGCTTCTGAGTCGATCTTTGAAGACGACCTACCCCCGTTCCTCAGtacatgggatgatccttaCAAGGCCATCGGAGTATTGTGTGGACTCCCGACTAATCGTAAGAATAACCATTTTACAAGAAGTCACAATCGTCATCATCTTTGTCACTGTTGTTGTCttcgtcgtcatcatcatcaaagtcgCAATCTCAATGGGTACATTCACAATGAACGCTAAAATTGCAGTCTTCCTTGTAACATTCAACAGACAGTTTTTGGTCAATCTTGCTGCACAAGTCGCATGGAAGGAAGTCTTGGTTCCTTTGGATGAAAAAGAGCTCATGTTCGTGCAAATCGGGAGCGTTGATACTGCTTCCTAGCTTGACGAAGGGGTAGTGACTGAGCACAATTGGGATGAAGATAAATCGGACACTCCAAATAATTAGGACAACCGTAAAACCAATGATTAGGATCTCTATATTGATCACAAATATCACAATAAGGATATCCATCAGAATCATCATCTCCATGGTATGAGAGGACAAGAGCATTTTCATCGTACTCATACTTGACTCTACGTGGTAGTGTGGCGCATCCGTAGTCCAATGCGAAGGGGCATCGTTCTTTGCATCGGAGCACGTACTTGGGGGGAGCCTTGCCGCAAGAAGTACATTCTAAACAGTTATTGTTTTGGGTAAACACACTAAGGGGATGCTTATGACTATCATGGTAGAATTCAAAAGGATTGACTAAAGCACATCGGACATCAATTCTGAAATATATACAAGTTAGACAATGATAGGTGAAGCCGTGATACGGATTTGAGCAAGCGCCACAATAGAAGACGACGTTGTCATTGTTTGGAACAAGGGTTAGGGGGTGTTCTTCGTGAAGTGGGTGATTGATTTGTTTTGGTAATTTGGAACAGCTGACATGGAGAGAAAAATCACATTCCAGACACTTGTAAAAAGGACAGGAGATGAGACTCATGCATCCCTCACATTTTGTTTCAATCTCACAATCATCATGCTGCACCAGAAGTAATTTATGATGAGGATGAATGAAATGTTTAATCTCTTGTTCAAGTAATTGGTCCTCTATTGCCTCAATTCCTTCTGTCCAGAACTTTTGTCCCACTTTTTGTACTTTGAAGTCCAGTGCGCAATTGACATGGACAACAGAGGgacaattttgacaagaatAACAACCAAATTCCCTGTTTACTTCTTGACAACAAATTCCACAAATTAAAGCAATAGATTGACTTTCAGGAATGAAATGAGTGTGGATGAAGGGGTGATCATGTTGTGGTAAATGGACTGTGAATGGCAATGACATACATTCATTGTGAACTACAACATGACAATTA includes the following:
- the LOC119988572 gene encoding uncharacterized protein LOC119988572 — translated: MEELQWVSLDHFHPHDLIFCEEEAMHLNGCEEIFCCACLKSLLDTSFYYCGECYFFLHKRCSELPRVIKHHSHHKHPLILHPNSPYYPNSSVCDMCGLEIVNFLYNCSDCKFDLDIDCALLALWFTQPESHKHHFTKWGRSDPFTCDFCGAYSDRYRFGSSSKNLLPWICTNCHVVVHNECMSLPFTVHLPQHDHPFIHTHFIPESQSIALICGICCQEVNREFGCYSCQNCPSVVHVNCALDFKVQKVGQKFWTEGIEAIEDQLLEQEIKHFIHPHHKLLLVQHDDCEIETKCEGCMSLISCPFYKCLECDFSLHVSCSKLPKQINHPLHEEHPLTLVPNNDNVVFYCGACSNPYHGFTYHCLTCIYFRIDVRCALVNPFEFYHDSHKHPLSVFTQNNNCLECTSCGKAPPKYVLRCKERCPFALDYGCATLPRRVKYEYDENALVLSYHGDDDSDGYPYCDICDQYRDPNHWFYGCPNYLECPIYLHPNCAQSLPLRQARKQYQRSRFART